In the genome of Helicovermis profundi, the window GCCAAATTCATTAATTCTTTTTTTATCAGTTCCTGCTACTTCTCTTATTTTAGTTATTGGAATTTTAAGTCCGTACTGTTTTGAAACAGTTGCAAGACAAGCAGCACCGCAATCTCTTATGTCGTGTTGTTTTATGCAGTAGTATTTTTTTGAACATTTCGCTTTTATTTCTATAGTTATAGACAAACGCTAACAAAATTTGCATATTTTATGTAAAGCTTATTAATAGCACTGCTACTAAATTATAACTAGCATGAATTTTTACAATAAACCAAAATGATTTTTCTAAACTTCCCGATTCTTTCTTTTCTAAAATTATCAACTTCGCAAATAACACACCAATCGGAAATGCATATAACGCATACACAAGACTATATCCCAAATGAGCTAAAGCAAAAAAAGACGATGAAAATAAAATATATATATAATTAAACTCCCTATCTTTTTTTCGTTTTTTTAATATTTTATTAATTAATAAAAATGGCATCAATTGATATATCAATGTTTCAGAAAAACCTGCAGCTATAGTCGCCATAAACAAATCAATTATAAATAAAAAATATGAACTTTTATTTAGCATATTATCTGTTGTATCTTTTATATTTAGTAATACTAATATATAGTATATCAGCACATTATATATTAGTATTACACAAACCCAAAACAGAATTTGTATATATTCATTTTTAATCTTAAATTTTTTTCCTAATGATAAAATCATATTATCTCTTCCTAAAAAATTAAAACAAAAGTAACATTAAATACTAATATCACTTTTGCTTTTTAGTATATTACTTTGGTGTATATGCAGAAACATGATATATTTTTCCGCCTCTATGGACATTTCTAGCTGGCCTTGATATTTTAGATGTAAATTTAGTAATTTTAACACATGTTTTAATCAGTTTAAACATTGGTATACAGTCACTAATTCTACCACCACCATCACACTTCATCATTTCTTCATTACTCATTTCATTAAACATTCAATTACCTCCAAATTTTATTTTTTCAAATATATCCGGCCGAAATATTTGTTAATCAACGAATTTATTACTTTTTATGTTATAAAAATTAATTAATTCAATTGACATTTATACAATATCACGCCCCCGACTTTGTCAAGAGTTTGTCAGTAAATTAATGTACTTTTTTGTATTTTTTTCTAAAATGGTTATAAATGAAAGAAAATTTAGTTTTTAATTGATATATTAATTTTTATTTTTCTAAACAATACATCTAATTGAAATCTATTGTATTAATTATAGTGTAACACTTACATGTGTATTTTATAAGTACTCTCTATAATTATTTTATTTTTTTATATGTATACTTTTTTTATTCGCACCTAGAGATTTGTTGTTATTAGTAATGTATATCGATAACATTACTAATAACAATATTAATTTATTATTTATATTGTTATTTACGTTAATCTTAAAAGTATCATTTCTTTATAAGGCAAACAAATCTATTTAATACATCATACTATAAAAATCATTAAAATAATCACAAATGGTATGAGATGT includes:
- a CDS encoding type II CAAX prenyl endopeptidase Rce1 family protein, which codes for MILSLGKKFKIKNEYIQILFWVCVILIYNVLIYYILVLLNIKDTTDNMLNKSSYFLFIIDLFMATIAAGFSETLIYQLMPFLLINKILKKRKKDREFNYIYILFSSSFFALAHLGYSLVYALYAFPIGVLFAKLIILEKKESGSLEKSFWFIVKIHASYNLVAVLLISFT